Proteins co-encoded in one Streptomyces sp. NBC_01283 genomic window:
- a CDS encoding winged helix-turn-helix transcriptional regulator — protein MGRTPPVTRSRRSYDQYCAAARALDAVGDRWTLLIVRELLVGPRRYTDLHADLPGVSTDVLASRLKDMEREGLTTRRRLPPPSAAYVYELTERGRALLPVLQALATWGAPALQERAPTDAVRAHWFALPLLRGLAGLGAEGVVEVCLDEGAFHLRVGGGAESCGDGPSLAAPDVRLVLDSETCVEVSRGALTVGEGVRAGRIELSGDGVLAKVLRES, from the coding sequence ATGGGTCGCACGCCACCTGTCACCAGGTCCCGCCGAAGCTATGACCAGTACTGCGCCGCCGCCCGGGCCCTCGACGCCGTCGGCGACCGCTGGACCCTGCTGATCGTCCGTGAGCTCCTGGTCGGGCCGCGCCGCTACACCGACCTGCACGCCGACCTGCCGGGCGTGAGCACGGACGTCCTGGCGTCGCGGCTCAAGGACATGGAGCGCGAGGGTCTGACGACGCGCCGCCGCCTTCCCCCGCCCTCGGCCGCGTACGTCTATGAACTGACCGAGCGGGGGCGTGCCTTGCTGCCGGTGCTCCAGGCGCTGGCGACCTGGGGTGCGCCCGCCCTCCAGGAGCGGGCTCCGACGGACGCGGTCCGTGCCCACTGGTTCGCGCTCCCCCTGTTGCGCGGCCTGGCGGGGCTCGGCGCCGAAGGAGTGGTGGAAGTGTGCCTGGACGAGGGCGCGTTCCACCTGCGGGTCGGGGGCGGGGCGGAGTCCTGTGGTGACGGACCCTCACTCGCGGCGCCCGACGTCCGCCTGGTGCTGGACTCGGAGACCTGCGTGGAGGTGAGCCGGGGCGCGCTGACCGTGGGGGAGGGGGTGCGGGCCGGCCGCATCGAGCTGTCGGGCGACGGCGTGCTCGCGAAGGTGCTCCGGGAATCCTGA
- a CDS encoding pyridoxal phosphate-dependent aminotransferase, with translation MEFRQSSKLSEVCYEIRGPVIEHANALEEAGHSVLRLNTGNPALFGFEAPEEIVQDMIRMLPRAHGYTDSRGILSARRAVAQRYQALGLDEVSVDDVFLGNGVSELVTMAVQALLEDGDEVLVPAPDFPLWTAVTTLSGGKAVHYTCDESADWYPDLDDMASKITDRTKAVVIINPNNPTGAVYPKEILEGILDLARRHGLMVFADEIYDQILYDDAVHHSVAALAPDLVVLTFCGLSKTYRVAGFRSGWLVVTGPRQHAKSYLEGLTMLASMRLCPNAPAQYAIQAALGGRQSIRELTAPGGRLYEQRDMAWRKLNEIPGVSCVKPKGALYAFARLDPKVHAIHDDEKFVLDLLLQEKIQVVQGTGFNWPRPDHFRILTLPYADDLDAAISRIGRFLSGYRQ, from the coding sequence ATGGAGTTCCGGCAGTCCAGCAAGCTCAGCGAGGTCTGTTACGAGATCCGGGGCCCGGTCATCGAGCACGCCAACGCCCTGGAGGAGGCGGGCCACAGCGTCCTGCGCCTGAACACCGGAAACCCCGCGCTCTTCGGCTTCGAGGCGCCCGAGGAGATCGTCCAGGACATGATCCGGATGCTCCCCCGGGCACACGGCTACACGGACTCGCGCGGCATCCTCTCGGCCCGCCGCGCCGTCGCCCAGCGCTACCAGGCGCTCGGCCTCGACGAGGTCTCCGTGGACGACGTCTTCCTGGGCAACGGCGTCTCCGAGCTGGTCACCATGGCCGTCCAGGCGCTTTTGGAGGACGGCGACGAGGTCCTCGTCCCCGCGCCGGACTTCCCGCTGTGGACCGCCGTGACGACCCTCTCCGGGGGCAAGGCCGTCCACTACACGTGCGACGAGTCCGCGGACTGGTACCCGGACCTGGACGACATGGCGTCGAAGATCACCGACCGCACGAAGGCCGTCGTGATCATCAACCCGAACAACCCGACGGGCGCGGTGTATCCGAAGGAGATCCTGGAGGGCATCCTCGACCTCGCGCGCCGCCACGGCCTGATGGTCTTCGCCGACGAGATCTACGACCAGATCCTGTACGACGACGCCGTCCACCACAGCGTCGCGGCCCTCGCCCCCGACCTCGTCGTCCTGACCTTCTGCGGGCTCTCCAAGACGTACCGCGTGGCGGGCTTCCGCTCGGGCTGGCTGGTCGTCACGGGCCCGCGGCAGCACGCGAAGAGCTACCTGGAGGGGCTGACCATGCTCGCCTCCATGCGGCTGTGCCCGAACGCCCCCGCCCAGTACGCCATCCAGGCCGCGCTCGGCGGCCGCCAGTCCATCCGCGAGCTCACCGCTCCGGGCGGCAGGCTGTACGAGCAGCGCGACATGGCGTGGCGGAAGCTGAACGAGATCCCCGGCGTCTCCTGTGTGAAGCCCAAGGGCGCCCTCTACGCCTTCGCGCGCCTGGACCCCAAGGTGCACGCCATCCACGACGACGAGAAGTTCGTCCTGGACCTGCTCCTCCAGGAGAAGATCCAGGTCGTCCAGGGCACGGGCTTCAACTGGCCGCGCCCCGACCACTTCCGCATCCTGACGCTCCCTTACGCTGACGACCTCGACGCGGCGATCAGCCGCATCGGCCGCTTCCTCAGCGGCTACCGCCAGTAA
- a CDS encoding peptidase, whose protein sequence is MSLCSTCQVPSLTQFASPDLVERIVYGGHDRAADPAWAESGAATLDDYARWCGHLCGLTCLRMALGPSAPPLFELRDGALKYGGYTEDADGTIRGLIYAPFAEYVREVHGVNATVHRHLTVDEITGLLDEGRSVMVSVHYEIRRPHRPSPGRGGHLVLVTGRSADGGLHLHNPSGIDAGTRMADMSLSAFEPFFAGRGVSLP, encoded by the coding sequence GTGTCTCTCTGCTCCACCTGCCAGGTCCCTTCGCTCACCCAGTTCGCCTCGCCCGACCTCGTCGAGCGGATCGTGTACGGCGGCCACGACCGGGCCGCCGACCCGGCCTGGGCCGAATCGGGCGCCGCCACCCTCGACGACTACGCCCGCTGGTGCGGCCATCTGTGCGGTCTGACGTGCCTGCGGATGGCGCTCGGCCCGTCCGCGCCCCCGCTCTTCGAGCTGCGGGACGGCGCGCTGAAGTACGGCGGGTACACGGAGGATGCCGACGGCACGATCCGCGGGCTGATCTACGCCCCGTTCGCGGAGTACGTGCGGGAGGTGCACGGCGTCAACGCCACGGTGCACCGGCATCTCACGGTGGACGAGATCACCGGCCTGCTCGACGAGGGCCGCTCGGTCATGGTCTCGGTGCACTACGAGATCCGCCGCCCGCACCGGCCCTCGCCCGGCCGGGGCGGCCATCTGGTGCTGGTCACGGGACGTTCCGCGGACGGCGGTCTGCACCTGCACAACCCGTCCGGGATCGACGCGGGGACGCGGATGGCGGACATGTCACTTTCGGCCTTCGAACCGTTCTTCGCCGGACGCGGGGTGTCCTTGCCCTGA
- a CDS encoding FAD-dependent monooxygenase has protein sequence MRGGKVAVVGGSIAGCAAALAAYRGGADEITVYERAAGHLADRGVGLAVHNSRYAELDSAGYLDADMPWVQLERRRWYVRDGTAAGPLGHEVGAMPFPFRTYNWGPLWRELRGRVPESVAFRTGVTVEDVRPGAEGTEGAEVVTAEGAERVDLVIGADGYRSVVRGAAFPTVRPAYAGYLAWRGAFPVDRLADPELWAKEDCAYVVFPGGHVIVYRIPDGVGGHRVNWVLYTAPPPDLDLGLGLDLRLTAPTSLPPGGLTEALSSHLTYVCDELLPPYWGDLVRATTPDELFLQPMYDFTAPRYTSGRVLLMGDAATVARPHTGAGAVKALQDATVLESAFATATTWPDALDTYDTDRTVAGAAMVDLGRRLGRALVEETPPWRSMDQTALETWWKQADGGGAFGGRELRR, from the coding sequence ATGCGTGGAGGCAAGGTCGCCGTCGTGGGTGGAAGCATCGCCGGATGCGCCGCCGCACTCGCCGCGTACCGCGGTGGCGCCGATGAGATCACGGTGTACGAGCGGGCCGCGGGACATCTGGCGGACCGCGGTGTCGGGCTCGCGGTGCACAACTCCCGTTACGCGGAGCTCGATTCCGCCGGGTATCTGGACGCGGACATGCCGTGGGTGCAGCTGGAGCGGCGCCGCTGGTACGTGCGGGACGGGACGGCGGCCGGGCCGCTGGGGCACGAGGTCGGGGCGATGCCGTTCCCTTTCCGTACTTACAACTGGGGTCCCCTGTGGCGTGAGTTGCGCGGCCGTGTACCCGAGTCCGTGGCCTTCCGGACGGGTGTGACGGTGGAGGACGTACGCCCGGGGGCCGAGGGCACGGAGGGCGCCGAGGTGGTCACAGCCGAGGGCGCCGAGCGGGTCGACCTGGTGATCGGTGCCGATGGCTACCGCTCCGTGGTCCGCGGGGCGGCGTTCCCCACCGTGCGTCCCGCGTACGCGGGTTATCTCGCCTGGCGGGGCGCCTTCCCGGTCGACCGCCTTGCCGACCCGGAGCTGTGGGCGAAGGAGGACTGCGCCTACGTCGTCTTCCCCGGCGGCCACGTCATCGTCTACCGCATCCCCGACGGAGTCGGCGGGCACCGCGTCAACTGGGTCCTGTACACGGCACCGCCGCCGGACCTCGATCTGGGGCTCGGCCTCGACCTGCGGCTCACCGCGCCCACCAGCCTGCCGCCCGGCGGGCTCACGGAGGCCCTCTCCTCTCATCTCACGTATGTGTGCGACGAGTTGCTGCCTCCCTACTGGGGCGACCTCGTGCGTGCGACCACTCCCGACGAGCTCTTCCTCCAGCCGATGTACGACTTCACGGCGCCCCGCTACACCTCGGGCCGTGTGCTCCTGATGGGCGACGCGGCCACCGTCGCCCGGCCGCACACCGGGGCGGGCGCGGTCAAGGCGCTGCAGGACGCGACGGTCCTGGAGTCCGCCTTCGCCACGGCCACGACCTGGCCGGACGCGCTCGACACGTACGACACGGACCGCACCGTCGCCGGGGCCGCCATGGTCGACCTCGGGCGGCGCCTGGGCCGCGCGCTCGTCGAGGAGACGCCGCCGTGGCGGTCGATGGACCAGACGGCGCTGGAGACGTGGTGGAAGCAGGCCGACGGGGGCGGGGCGTTCGGAGGCCGTGAGCTGAGGCGGTGA
- a CDS encoding VWA domain-containing protein → MITRQRLAAGALALLAALSAGLGTAGPAAADGEEPAQPSPKVELLLDVSGSMRARDIDGKSRMAAAKQAFNEVLDATPDEVQLGIRTLGANYHGDDRKTGCKDTELLYPVAELDQAGRTDAKTAVATLAPTGWTPIGPSLLKAADDLKDEDKERSRRIVLISDGEDTCQPLDPCEVARKIAAEGIHLTVDTLGLVPDAKTRDQLSCIAEATGGTYTSVRHTDELSGRVKQLVDRAADPVATPVAAEGAAQCSEAPQLKAGVYTDREKFGEHRWYRVDVKPGQELRASVSVGADRAVNQDYGVLLRASTTHGREIVRGSEAGDGRTDVISTGLRYPKPESDDEAGDGGDGDEPAAETVCLQVSNSFSAPSSVKTTPGLPVELAVDLVDAPDEASDVASFGLGNGWWLLGVLILTGFVAGLVWGWVSRWRFAVWRTN, encoded by the coding sequence ATGATCACAAGACAACGGCTGGCGGCCGGGGCCCTCGCCCTGCTCGCCGCCCTGAGCGCCGGGCTCGGCACCGCGGGCCCCGCCGCGGCCGACGGCGAAGAACCGGCACAGCCCTCCCCCAAGGTCGAGCTGCTCCTCGACGTCAGCGGTTCGATGCGGGCCCGCGACATCGACGGCAAGTCCCGGATGGCCGCGGCGAAGCAGGCGTTCAACGAGGTGCTCGACGCCACGCCGGACGAAGTCCAGCTGGGCATACGGACGTTGGGCGCCAACTACCACGGCGACGACCGCAAGACGGGCTGCAAGGACACCGAGCTCCTCTATCCGGTCGCGGAGCTCGACCAGGCGGGGCGCACCGACGCGAAGACCGCGGTGGCCACGCTGGCGCCCACCGGCTGGACGCCGATCGGCCCCTCGCTCCTGAAGGCCGCCGACGACCTCAAGGACGAGGACAAGGAGCGCAGCCGCCGCATCGTCCTCATCTCCGACGGCGAGGACACGTGCCAGCCGCTCGACCCCTGCGAGGTGGCCCGCAAGATCGCCGCCGAGGGCATCCACCTCACGGTCGACACGCTCGGCCTGGTGCCGGACGCCAAGACCCGCGACCAGCTGAGCTGCATCGCGGAGGCCACCGGCGGTACGTACACGTCGGTGCGGCACACCGATGAACTCTCGGGCCGCGTCAAGCAGTTGGTCGACCGCGCGGCTGACCCCGTCGCCACTCCGGTGGCGGCCGAGGGCGCCGCCCAGTGCTCCGAGGCCCCGCAGCTCAAGGCGGGCGTCTACACCGACCGGGAGAAGTTCGGCGAGCACCGCTGGTACCGCGTCGACGTCAAGCCCGGCCAGGAGTTGCGCGCTTCCGTCAGCGTCGGCGCCGACCGCGCGGTGAACCAGGACTACGGCGTGCTGCTGCGCGCCTCGACGACGCACGGGCGCGAGATCGTGCGCGGCTCCGAGGCGGGCGACGGACGCACGGACGTGATCTCGACCGGTCTGCGCTATCCGAAGCCGGAGTCGGACGACGAGGCCGGTGACGGCGGTGACGGCGATGAGCCCGCCGCCGAGACCGTGTGTCTCCAGGTCAGCAACTCCTTCTCGGCGCCCTCCTCGGTCAAGACGACCCCGGGTCTGCCCGTGGAGCTGGCCGTCGACCTGGTGGACGCGCCCGACGAGGCGTCGGACGTGGCGTCCTTCGGCCTGGGCAACGGCTGGTGGCTGCTCGGCGTACTGATCCTCACCGGCTTCGTCGCCGGTCTGGTCTGGGGCTGGGTCTCGCGCTGGCGCTTCGCGGTCTGGAGGACCAACTGA